The proteins below come from a single Denticeps clupeoides chromosome 15, fDenClu1.1, whole genome shotgun sequence genomic window:
- the irs2a gene encoding insulin receptor substrate 2a — MASPPATRGPSLCNVSGGGGGGVRKCGYLKKQKHGHRRFFVLREPADGQPAARLEYYESEKKWRNKCAAKRVIPLDACLSVNKRADAKHKHLVALYTKDEYFAVAADCEQEQESWYRVLAEATGDGPACASAASPAGSDDAAAYGPAAPAAASAAYREVWQVNLKSKGLGQSRNITGVYRLCLSSRTVSFVKLNSEVAAVTLQLMNIRRCGHSDSFFFIEVGRSASTGPGELWMQADDTVVAQNIHETILEAMKAMKELSEFRPRSKSQSASTNPISVPTRRNLNNLPPSQTGLVRRSRTDSMARSTSESSCLQHGRSMSMPVSQSPPSALSPLSAGGPSLTPVHRPSSCSGSVSGSPGSAGFLSYGEYSSSPGEARYNPAARSDTPSSSSLSGTPPSRGPSDLHGYMMMDRSSSQLLNKVLVCSRERLDAEKSYRKRTYSLTTPRQQRVPAQLSSASLDEYMLMRAAYGGHSGRNSHSASPKVSYPEDYGDVEIGSLRSSACNLGDGGYMPMTPGVAQQVPRGGDAGCDHYMPMSPMCVSAPKQIINPRTHPPATASGCASNSPSGSSLEDSGYMRMWSGSKSSLESADGRLASGEFMSPVDTCASPTPPDYFLGLLGCEAGQRPPSGLAARAGHRPEDDQYVLMSPRSQKVAEESNYYTMSASAASPSALGPHRPGRGEGLAHRGRANRPNRLYLDTLRTLPSMNEHPLPAEPKSPGEYINIDFGDAEPPAEAAESRPSSLSADYMNMDLRSGGGGAEDGGYFLNGEEAAATPGTGKDGYVEMVFSNDLASPDFVPGAEENGARSPSSIVQRLSVCDPIVPGMGAFLLPEAPSEPYQMAKVIRADPRGRRRHSSETFSSTTTVTPVFPSFARSAKRHSSASVENVSVRSSSEGSDEEYGSPMCRETSAGYQNGLNYIALNLMGNRDAGAPCTGLLSFKAVGGCCKGGINGLHAAPYACLGFKDTATAVKD; from the coding sequence ATGGCGAGTCCGCCCGCGACGAGGGGACCGTCGCTCTGCAACgtcagcggcggcggcggcggcggcgtgagGAAGTGCGGATACCTGAAGAAGCAGAAGCACGGCCACCGGCGCTTCTTCGTGCTGCGGGAGCCGGCCGACGGGCAGCCCGCGGCGCGCCTGGAGTACTACGAGAGCGAGAAGAAGTGGCGGAACAAGTGCGCCGCCAAGCGCGTCATCCCGCTCGACGCCTGCCTGAGCGTCAACAAGCGGGCGGACGCCAAGCACAAGCACCTGGTCGCTCTCTACACCAAGGACGAGTACTTCGCCGTGGCCGCCGACTgcgagcaggagcaggagagcTGGTACCGGGTGCTGGCCGAGGCGACCGGCGACGGGCCGGCCTGCGCCTCCGCCGCCTCGCCGGCGGGCTCCGACGACGCCGCCGCCTACGGGCCGGCCGCGCCGGCCGCCGCCTCCGCCGCGTACCGGGAGGTCTGGCAGGTCAACCTGAAGTCCAAGGGCCTCGGCCAGAGCCGCAACATCACGGGGGTTTACCGGCTGTGCCTGTCCAGCCGCACGGTGAGCTTCGTGAAGCTGAACTCGGAGGTGGCGGCCGTCACGCTGCAGCTCATGAACATCCGCAGGTGCGGACACTCGGACAGCTTCTTCTTCATCGAGGTGGGCAGGTCCGCGTCCACCGGCCCCGGGGAGCTGTGGATGCAGGCGGACGACACGGTGGTGGCGCAGAACATCCACGAGACCATCCTGGAGGCCATGAAGGCCATGAAGGAGCTGTCGGAATTCCGGCCGCGCAGCAAGAGCCAGTCGGCCAGCACCAACCCCATCTCGGTGCCCACGCGGCGGAACCTGAACAACCTGCCCCCCAGCCAGACGGGCCTGGTGAGGAGGTCGAGGACGGACAGCATGGCCAGGTCCACGTCGGAGTCGTCCTGCCTGCAGCACGGCAGGTCCATGTCCATGCCCGTGTCCCAGTCCCCGCCCTCGGCCCTCAGCCCGCTCAGCGCGGGCGGCCCGTCCCTGACGCCGGTGCACCGGCCCTCCAGCTGCAGCGGCTCCGTCTCGGGCTCGCCCGGCAGCGCCGGGTTCCTGTCCTACGGCGAGTACAGCTCCAGCCCGGGCGAGGCGCGCTACAATCCGGCCGCCCGCAGCGAcacgccctcctcctcctccctctccggCACCCCGCCGTCGCGCGGGCCCAGCGATCTGCACGGGTACATGATGATGGACCGCTCGTCCAGCCAGCTGCTCAACAAGGTCCTGGTCTGCAGCCGGGAGCGGCTGGACGCGGAGAAGTCGTACAGGAAGCGGACGTATTCGCTGACGACGCCGCGGCAGCAGCGGGTTCCCGCCCAGCTCTCGTCCGCCTCCCTCGACGAGTACATGCTGATGCGGGCGGCGTACGGCGGCCACTCGGGCCGCAACTCGCACTCGGCCTCGCCCAAGGTGTCCTACCCCGAGGACTACGGCGACGTGGAGATCGGCTCGCTCAGGAGCTCCGCCTGCAACCTGGGCGACGGCGGCTACATGCCCATGACCCCCGGCGTGGCCCAGCAGGTGCCCCGCGGCGGCGACGCCGGCTGCGACCACTACATGCCCATGAGCCCCATGTGCGTCTCGGCGCCGAAGCAGATCATCAACCCCAGGACCCACCCGCCGGCGACGGCCAGCGGCTGCGCCAGCAACTCCCCCAGCGGCAGCTCCCTGGAGGACAGCGGCTACATGCGGATGTGGTCCGGCTCCAAGTCCTCGCTGGAGAGCGCCGACGGCCGCCTGGCCAGCGGCGAGTTCATGTCGCCCGTGGACACGTGCGCCTCGCCCACGCCGCCGGACTACTTCCTGGGCCTCCTGGGCTGCGAGGCCGGCCAGAGGCCGCCGTCCGGCTTGGCCGCGCGCGCCGGGCACAGGCCGGAGGACGACCAGTACGTCCTGATGAGCCCCCGGAGCCAGAAGGTGGCGGAGGAGTCGAACTATTACACCATGTCGGCGAGCGCCGCCAGCCCGTCGGCGCTCGGCCCTCACCGGCCAGGCCGGGGGGAGGGACTGGCGCACAGGGGCAGGGCCAATAGGCCCAACAGGCTCTACCTGGACACCTTGAGGACGCTGCCCAGCATGAACGAGCACCCGCTGCCCGCCGAGCCGAAGAGCCCGGGCGAGTACATCAACATCGACTTCGGCGACGCCGAGCCGCCGGCCGAGGCCGCGGAGAGCCGGCCTTCTTCTCTCAGCGCTGACTACATGAACATGGACCTGAGGTCGGGGGGCGGCGGCGCTGAGGACGGGGGCTACTTCCTGAACGGCGAGGAGGCTGCCGCAACTCCTGGCACTGGTAAAGACGGCTACGTGGAGATGGTGTTCAGTAACGACCTGGCGTCCCCCGACTTCGTCCCCGGCGCCGAGGAGAATGGGGCCAGGAGTCCCAGCAGCATAGTGCAGAGGTTAAGCGTCTGTGACCCCATCGTGCCCGGTATGGGGGCGTTCCTTTTGCCCGAAGCCCCGTCAGAGCCGTATCAGATGGCCAAGGTGATCCGGGCGGATCCCCGCGGGCGCCGCCGCCACAGCTCGGAGaccttctcctccaccaccaccgtcACCCCGGTGTTCCCCTCCTTCGCCCGCAGCGCCAAGCGGCACAGCTCGGCGTCGGTGGAGAACGTGTCGGTGCGCAGCAGCAGCGAGGGCTCCGACGAGGAGTACGGCAGCCCCATGTGCCGCGAGACCTCGGCCGGCTACCAGAACGGCCTGAACTACATCGCCTTAAACCTGATGGGCAACCGGGACGCGGGCGCCCCCTGCACGGGCCTGCTGAGCTTCAAGGCCGTCGGAGGGTGCTGCAAGGGCGGCATCAACGGGCTGCACGCCGCCCCGTACGCCTGCCTGGGGTTCAAGGATACGGCCACCGCCGTCAAGG
- the LOC114765154 gene encoding ras-related protein Rab-20-like encodes MNVGKTSLLSRYSERRFKDTVSTVGGAFYLKQWGPYNISLWDTAGREQFHGLGSMYCRGAAAIILTYDVTSWRSLAELEELFLPLTDSANSDCIFAIVGNKADLTDIGAQVIAEEGMVLPHPSCLTPPDSPVMSKQVTRDDAMALYRRVLHYKGLDEHVHPPAETVCFETSAKTGYNVDALFETLFSLVLPSMLQNRSQHAELSTVELNDCVDKDGLRRAACCV; translated from the exons ATGAACGTGGGGAAGACCTCGCTGCTGAGCAGGTACTCCGAGAGGCGCTTCAAGGACACCGTGAGCACCGTCGGAGGCGCATTTTACCTGAAACAGTGGGGCCCGTACAACATCTCACTGTGGGACACTGCGG GTCGGGAGCAGTTCCATGGTCTTGGTTCCATGTACTGCCGGGGGGCGGCGGCCATCATCCTCACTTATGATGTCACCAGTTGGCGGAGTCTGGCTGAGCTGGAGGAGCTCTTCCTGCCACTCACAGACTCTGCCAACAGCGACTGCATCTTTGCCATTGTGGGCAACAAGGCTGACCTCACTGACATTGGGGCACAG GTGATTGCAGAGGAAGGAATGGTCCTGCCTCACCCCTCCTGCCTGACTCCACCAGATTCTCCCGTGATGAGCAAGCAGGTGACTCGTGATGACGCCATGGCGCTGTACAGGCGCGTGCTTCACTACAAAGGGCTGGACGAGCACGTGCACCCACCCGCCGAGACGGTGTGCTTCGAGACCAGCGCCAAGACCGGCTACAACGTGGATGCGCTCTTCGAAACGCTCTTCTCCCTGGTGCTTCCGTCTATGCTGCAAAACCGCTCCCAGCATGCCGAGCTGTCTACCGTGGAGCTGAATGACTGCGTGGACAAGGATGGGTTGAGAAGGGCGGCGTGCTGTGTTTGA